The genomic stretch ATGAAATTTGTGAGCTGCCAGACTGACTGCGGTAGCGCCGGAATCATGGAAATGGAACGGAATTTTTCCAATCGCCTGCACGCCGTCCAGGTGCAGGGGAATCCGGTGTTTCTCGCAGAGTGCTGCCAGCGTAGCAACATCCTGAATGACACCGGTTTCATTATGAGCCAGGATCAGTGTCGCCAGTTGAATCTGCTGCCAGTCGAACTCTTCCAGAGCTGTGACATCTATCCGACCATCGGGACCCAGCGGGATGACTCTCTGCCTGATACCCCGTGGCGCCAGTCTGCGGATGGTATTGACGGTCGCCGGATGCTCTCCCGCGGAGAGTGCAATTTCACCCGCCGTCCCGGGGAGGAAACCCTGGATCGCGAGGTTAATCGATTCGGAGCCTCCGCTGGTAAAGATGACTTCCTGGGGATCAGCGCCTACCAGTGAGGCCAGCAGTTCGCGGGCATCTTCCAGGATGCGGCGCGATTGGCGTCCGTCTGCATGGGCACTGCCTGGATTGGCATAGTGAGTCCGGTATTCCGTAGCCACCAGGTCAATGACTTCATCCAGCGGTGGTGTGGTCGAGTTGTTATCCAGAAAAATCCGTTGTGCAGCGGGAATCGACATGACGGGCCTGTATTCAGGTTACCTGCAACATCAGGCAAAAATGGAGACGTACTCTCGTATTGATTTACTTAGCGGTGTTGAGCCGCGCTGATTGTCTGATCTCAGCCTTTGGCTGCTTCCTGGGCCTGAACTTTCAACTGATTGGGAACATGTTCGATCAGCATATCAATAATATCGTCGGTGCCCAGTCCCTGGCTGTCGGCCTGGAAGGTGGTCACGATCCGGTGCCGCAGGACAGCATGTGCCACCGATTTGATGTCTTCGGTGGAGACATGGAAGCGGCCTTCCAGAATAGCCCGGGCTTTTGCTCCCAGAATCAGGAACTGACCCGCACGCGGACCGGCCCCCCAGGACAGATATTCTTTGACGAATTTCGGGGCCGAATCTTCCCCTGGACGTGTAGCTCGTACCAGATCGCGGGCATAGACAAAGACATGCTCAGCAACAGGCACTTTTCTGACGACCTCCTGCAAAGCCAGAATCTGGCGACCGGTGAGAGCCGCTTCCAGCTCGGGTTTCTGATTGCCGGTGGTCTGCTTAAGGATCATCAATTCTTCGGCAGCGGTGGGATAATTCACCACGACATTAAACATGAAGCGGTCCAGCTGTGCTTCGGGGAGGGGATAAGTCCCTTCCTGTTCGATCGGGTTTTGCGTTGCCAGTACGAAGAATGGCTCGGGCAGCCGATAGGTATTGGAGCCAACGGTGACATGACGTTCCTGCATCGCTTCGAGCAGAGCGGCCTGTGTTTTGGGAGGCGTTCGGTTGATTTCGTCAGCCAGCAGAACGTTCGTAAACAGCGGACCCTGCATGAACTGGAAGCTGCGGTGACCGGTTTCGGGGTCGTCCTGCAGCACGTCGGTACCCGTGATGTCAGAGGGCATCAGGTCGGGAGTAAACTGGATACGACGGAACGAGAGATGCAGAATTTTGGCGATGGTGCTGACGAGCAGGGTTTTGGCGAGTCCCGGTACTCCGACCAACAGACAGTGACCGCGGCTGAAGAGTGAAATCAGGATTTCGTCGACCACTTCGGTCTGGCCGATGATGACTTTGCCGATTTCGTCCCGCATTAACAGGTAGGCGTTCGCCAGACCGCGAATGGCCTGGGTCTCCAGATCTCGTTGTGCGTCTTCGTCTTCCTGAACCATCAGATGCTCATCAGGGTTGGTCATGTCCACCACAGCCTTATCAAGAAAAAACCAAACTGCTATAAACGCTGTTTATTGTTTATACTTATCAGTAGAACCGATTGGAAGGGGCCGTTTGTCACCTCAGCCCGGTCGGGCGAGATCAGGCCTGGCAGTTCTGATCGGGTTTGTTTGTTAAGTACTGCTATTATCCTGATTTAGATCGAAAAAGCGAGTAAAAACGTGTCCCAGTCTCAAGTAGCTTATCTCGTATTTGATGTCGAAGCGATCGCTGATGGGGACCTGATTTCCCGGGTCCGTTATCCGGGCGAAGGGCTCTCACCCGGGGATGCCCTGGCGAAATATCAGGAAGAGCAGATTGAGGCAACGGGCAGCAACTTTATTCCGGCTACATTTATGCTGCCGATTTCCGTGGCGGTGGCCAAGCTGTCAGCCGACTACCGTCTGCAGGATTTGACAGTGCTGGATGCTCCCGAATATCGCCCGCATGTGATTACGGGGAAGTTCTGGCAGGGTTGGCGGCATTATGGACAGCCGACGTTCGTCACCTTTAATGGCAGGGGCTACGACCTGCCGGTGCTGGAACTGGCCGCGTATCGCTATGGGATTGCATTACCGGAGTGGTTCAACGTCGATGCCCGCAGCTTCGATCAGTCTCGTAATCGATATAATACGAACGCGCACATTGATCTGATGGACATGTTTACCAACTTCGGCGCTGCCCGCATGAC from Gimesia chilikensis encodes the following:
- a CDS encoding cysteine desulfurase family protein; amino-acid sequence: MSIPAAQRIFLDNNSTTPPLDEVIDLVATEYRTHYANPGSAHADGRQSRRILEDARELLASLVGADPQEVIFTSGGSESINLAIQGFLPGTAGEIALSAGEHPATVNTIRRLAPRGIRQRVIPLGPDGRIDVTALEEFDWQQIQLATLILAHNETGVIQDVATLAALCEKHRIPLHLDGVQAIGKIPFHFHDSGATAVSLAAHKFHGPRGVGALIVKENARLLPQITGGHQERGKRAGTEPVALAAGMARALECAIRDHRQRSEQMAALRDRLQQGLKEHCPPVVINGSLEHRLPNTLNISFPGLDGEALLISLDLAGISCSLGSACASGSRDPAPVLLAMGCPEPVYQSALRLSLSFLNTNEEIEEAIRRISRVVHQLRSA
- a CDS encoding 3'-5' exonuclease: MSQSQVAYLVFDVEAIADGDLISRVRYPGEGLSPGDALAKYQEEQIEATGSNFIPATFMLPISVAVAKLSADYRLQDLTVLDAPEYRPHVITGKFWQGWRHYGQPTFVTFNGRGYDLPVLELAAYRYGIALPEWFNVDARSFDQSRNRYNTNAHIDLMDMFTNFGAARMTGGLNLLANLIGKPGKTGIDGSKVQEMYDAGQADEINDYCRCDVLDTYFVFLRSRVLTGHLSLEQEQDIVTEAYRYLEREAGENESKAYQHYLEHWGDWEPPAE
- a CDS encoding AAA family ATPase, encoding MTNPDEHLMVQEDEDAQRDLETQAIRGLANAYLLMRDEIGKVIIGQTEVVDEILISLFSRGHCLLVGVPGLAKTLLVSTIAKILHLSFRRIQFTPDLMPSDITGTDVLQDDPETGHRSFQFMQGPLFTNVLLADEINRTPPKTQAALLEAMQERHVTVGSNTYRLPEPFFVLATQNPIEQEGTYPLPEAQLDRFMFNVVVNYPTAAEELMILKQTTGNQKPELEAALTGRQILALQEVVRKVPVAEHVFVYARDLVRATRPGEDSAPKFVKEYLSWGAGPRAGQFLILGAKARAILEGRFHVSTEDIKSVAHAVLRHRIVTTFQADSQGLGTDDIIDMLIEHVPNQLKVQAQEAAKG